One genomic window of Streptococcus mitis includes the following:
- a CDS encoding ribose-phosphate diphosphokinase — MSDRKNMKLFALNSNQEIAQKIAQAVGVPLGKLSSRQFSDGEIQVNIEESVRGYDVYIIQSTSFPVNNHLMELLIMVDACVRASAHSINVVLPYFGYARQDRIASPREPLTAKLVANMLVKAGVDRILTLDLHAVQVQGFFDIPVDNLFTVPLFAKHYCDKGLLGSDVVVVSPKNSGVKRARSLAEYLDAPIAIIDYPQDDATRNEGYIIGDVEGKKAILIDDILNTGRTFSEAAKIVEREGATEIYAVSSHGLFVEGAAELLDNTNIKEILVTDSVATKEKTPKNVCYITASELIGDAIVRIHERKPVSPLFAYNKKK, encoded by the coding sequence ATGTCAGATAGAAAAAATATGAAACTTTTCGCACTCAACTCTAACCAAGAGATTGCACAAAAAATTGCTCAAGCTGTTGGTGTCCCACTTGGAAAACTGTCATCACGTCAATTTTCAGACGGAGAGATCCAAGTGAATATCGAAGAGAGTGTCCGTGGTTATGATGTTTACATCATCCAATCAACAAGTTTCCCTGTTAACAACCACCTAATGGAATTGCTTATCATGGTCGATGCTTGTGTGCGTGCAAGTGCCCACAGCATCAACGTTGTTCTTCCATATTTTGGTTATGCACGTCAAGACCGTATCGCTTCACCTCGTGAGCCACTTACAGCGAAACTAGTTGCCAATATGCTGGTTAAGGCTGGTGTAGATCGTATCCTTACACTTGATTTACATGCCGTTCAGGTTCAAGGCTTCTTTGATATTCCTGTCGATAACCTCTTCACAGTGCCACTATTTGCAAAACATTACTGCGATAAGGGCCTACTTGGGTCAGATGTTGTTGTCGTCAGCCCTAAAAATTCAGGTGTAAAGCGTGCCCGTAGCTTGGCTGAGTATCTTGATGCTCCTATCGCCATTATCGACTACCCTCAAGACGATGCTACTCGCAACGAAGGTTATATTATCGGTGATGTTGAAGGTAAGAAAGCCATCTTGATTGATGATATTCTTAATACAGGACGCACCTTCTCTGAAGCTGCTAAAATCGTTGAACGTGAAGGAGCTACAGAAATTTATGCTGTTTCTAGCCACGGTCTCTTCGTTGAGGGAGCTGCTGAACTTCTTGACAATACTAATATTAAGGAAATTCTTGTGACTGATTCAGTAGCAACAAAAGAAAAAACTCCTAAAAACGTATGCTACATCACTGCTAGTGAGTTAATTGGTGATGCCATCGTCCGTATCCACGAAAGAAAACCAGTCAGCCCACTCTTTGCCTACAACAAAAAGAAATAA
- a CDS encoding NAD kinase, whose product MKNTGKRIDLIANRKPQSQRVLYELRDRLKRNQFILNDTNPDIVISIGGDGMLLSAFHKYENQLDKVRFIGVHTGHLGFYTDYRDFELDKLVTNLQLDTGAKVSYPVLNVKVFLENGEVKIFRALNEASIRRSDRTMVADIVINGVPFERFRGDGLTVSTPTGSTAYNKSLGGAVLHPTIEALQLTEIASLNNRVYRTLGSSIIVPKKDKIELIPTRNDYHTISVDNSVYSFRNIERIEYQIDHHKIHFVASPSHTSFWNRVKDAFIGEVDE is encoded by the coding sequence ATGAAGAATACAGGTAAACGAATTGACCTGATAGCTAATAGAAAACCGCAGAGTCAAAGGGTTTTGTATGAATTGCGAGATCGTTTGAAGAGAAATCAGTTTATACTCAATGATACCAATCCGGACATTGTCATCTCCATTGGTGGGGATGGCATGCTCTTGTCGGCCTTTCATAAGTACGAAAATCAACTTGACAAGGTACGCTTTATCGGTGTTCATACGGGACATTTGGGTTTCTATACGGACTATCGTGATTTTGAGTTGGACAAGCTAGTGACTAATTTGCAACTTGATACGGGAGCTAAGGTATCTTATCCTGTCTTGAATGTGAAGGTCTTTCTTGAAAATGGGGAAGTTAAGATTTTCAGGGCACTAAATGAAGCCAGCATCCGCAGGTCGGACCGAACCATGGTGGCAGATATTGTAATAAATGGTGTTCCTTTTGAACGTTTTCGTGGAGACGGGTTAACAGTTTCGACACCGACTGGTAGTACAGCTTATAACAAGTCTCTTGGTGGAGCTGTTTTACACCCTACCATTGAAGCTCTTCAATTGACGGAAATTGCTAGCCTTAACAATCGTGTCTATCGAACACTGGGTTCGTCCATTATTGTTCCTAAGAAGGATAAGATTGAACTCATTCCAACGAGAAACGATTACCATACCATTTCGGTTGACAATAGTGTGTATTCCTTCCGAAATATTGAACGAATTGAGTATCAAATCGACCATCATAAGATTCACTTTGTCGCCTCACCTAGCCATACCAGTTTTTGGAACCGTGTTAAGGATGCTTTCATCGGCGAGGTGGATGAATGA
- a CDS encoding RluA family pseudouridine synthase, with protein sequence MRFEFIADEHVKVKTFLKKHEVSKGLLAKIKFRGGAILVNDQPQNATYLLDIGDRVTIDIPAEEGFETLEAIERPLDILYEDDHFLVLNKPYGVASIPSVNHSNTIANFIKGYYVKQEYENQQVHIVTRLDRDTSGLMLFAKHGYAHARLDKQLQKKSIEKCYFALVKGDGYLEPEGEIIAPIARDEDSIITRRVAKGGKYAHTSYKIVASYGNIHLVDIRLHTGRTHQIRVHFSHIGFPLLGDDLYGGSLDDGIQRQALHCHYLSFYHPFLEKDLQLESPLPDDFSNLITQLSTNTL encoded by the coding sequence ATGAGGTTTGAATTTATCGCAGATGAGCATGTCAAGGTTAAGACCTTTTTGAAAAAGCACGAGGTTTCTAAGGGACTTTTGGCCAAGATTAAGTTTCGAGGTGGAGCTATTCTGGTCAATGACCAACCGCAAAATGCAACCTATCTATTGGATATTGGGGACCGCGTTACTATCGATATTCCCGCTGAGGAAGGCTTTGAAACTCTAGAAGCTATCGAGCGCCCACTGGATATTCTCTATGAGGATGACCATTTTTTAGTCTTGAATAAACCCTATGGAGTGGCTTCTATTCCTAGTGTCAATCACTCTAATACCATTGCCAATTTTATTAAGGGTTACTATGTCAAGCAAGAATATGAAAATCAGCAGGTTCACATTGTGACCCGACTTGATAGGGACACTTCTGGCTTGATGCTTTTTGCCAAGCACGGCTATGCCCATGCACGATTGGACAAGCAGTTGCAGAAGAAATCTATCGAGAAATGCTACTTTGCTTTGGTTAAAGGTGATGGATACTTGGAGCCAGAGGGGGAAATTATTGCTCCGATTGCGCGTGATGAAGACTCTATTATTACTAGACGAGTGGCTAAAGGTGGAAAGTATGCCCATACATCATACAAGATTGTAGCTTCTTATGGGAATATTCACCTGGTCGATATTCGCCTGCATACTGGACGTACCCACCAAATCCGAGTCCATTTTTCTCATATTGGTTTTCCTTTGTTGGGAGATGACTTGTACGGTGGTAGTCTAGATGATGGAATTCAGCGCCAGGCCCTGCATTGCCATTATCTATCCTTCTATCATCCATTTTTAGAGAAAGACTTGCAGTTAGAAAGTCCCTTACCGGATGATTTCAGTAACCTTATTACCCAGTTATCAACTAATACTCTATAA
- a CDS encoding GTP pyrophosphokinase — MTLEWEEFLDPYIQAVGELKIKLRGIRKQYRKQNKHSPIEFVTGRVKPIESIKEKMARRGITYATLEHDLQDIAGLRVMVQFVDDVQEVVAILRKRQDMRIIQERDYITHRKASGYRSYHVVVEYMVDTINGAKTILAEIQIRTLAMNFWATIEHSLNYKYQGDFPEEIKKRLEITAKIAHQLDEEMGKIRDDIQEAQALFDPLSRKLNDGVGNSDDTDEEYR; from the coding sequence ATGACCTTAGAATGGGAAGAATTTCTAGATCCTTACATTCAAGCTGTTGGTGAGTTAAAGATTAAACTACGTGGTATTCGTAAGCAATATCGTAAGCAAAATAAGCATTCTCCGATTGAGTTTGTAACTGGTCGAGTCAAGCCAATTGAAAGTATCAAGGAGAAAATGGCTCGACGTGGTATTACTTATGCGACCTTGGAACACGATTTACAGGATATTGCTGGTTTGCGTGTGATGGTCCAGTTTGTAGATGATGTCCAAGAAGTTGTAGCTATTTTGCGTAAGCGTCAGGACATGCGGATCATACAAGAGCGAGATTACATTACTCATCGAAAGGCTTCAGGCTACCGTTCCTATCATGTGGTAGTAGAATATATGGTTGACACCATCAATGGAGCCAAGACTATTTTAGCAGAAATTCAAATTCGTACCTTGGCCATGAATTTCTGGGCAACGATAGAACATTCTCTCAACTACAAGTACCAAGGGGATTTCCCAGAGGAGATTAAGAAGCGACTGGAAATTACAGCCAAGATTGCTCATCAGTTGGATGAAGAAATGGGTAAAATTCGAGATGATATCCAGGAAGCCCAGGCTCTTTTTGATCCTTTGAGTAGAAAATTAAATGACGGTGTAGGAAACAGTGACGATACAGATGAAGAATACAGGTAA
- a CDS encoding CYTH domain-containing protein, with amino-acid sequence MKHLEIELKTLLKKDEYDRLKDQFTSVTPVLQKNYYIDTLDFELREKKVAMRIRTFEDWAELTLKVPQSIGNMEYNQKLQLKDAENYLAKEELPQGLVLDELAKHGIQSKKWQVLGCLTTLRYEMKTAIGLMALDESQYFDMTDYELELEVENHEQGKQDFQQFLEENQISYQKAPSKLVRFVKSMKNS; translated from the coding sequence ATGAAACATTTAGAAATTGAATTGAAAACACTATTGAAAAAAGATGAATATGATCGTCTAAAAGACCAGTTCACAAGTGTCACTCCTGTCCTTCAAAAAAATTACTACATCGATACTCTTGATTTTGAACTACGAGAAAAGAAAGTTGCTATGCGTATTCGAACCTTTGAAGACTGGGCAGAATTGACACTCAAAGTCCCACAAAGTATTGGAAACATGGAATACAACCAAAAATTACAACTAAAAGATGCTGAAAACTATCTGGCTAAGGAAGAACTTCCTCAAGGGCTTGTGCTAGATGAATTAGCAAAACATGGTATCCAAAGTAAAAAATGGCAAGTACTTGGTTGTCTAACAACGCTTCGCTATGAAATGAAAACAGCTATTGGTCTCATGGCGCTAGATGAGAGTCAATACTTTGATATGACAGATTACGAATTAGAGCTTGAAGTGGAAAATCACGAGCAAGGGAAACAGGATTTCCAACAATTTTTAGAGGAAAATCAGATTTCCTACCAAAAAGCTCCTTCAAAATTAGTTCGATTTGTCAAAAGCATGAAAAATAGCTGA
- a CDS encoding cysteine desulfurase family protein encodes MIYLDNAATTPMSAVAISAMTKVMQETHGNPSSIHGHGRQAGKLLREARQELAQLLGTKPQHIFFTSGGTEGNNTAIIGYCLRHQEQGKHIITTAIEHHAVLETIDYLVQHFGFEVTIIQPENQEITAQQIQESLRDDTILVSTMFANNETGNLLPIAEIGQILKQHPAAYHVDAVQAIGKIPIHPEELGIDFLTASAHKFHGPKGIGFLYASSMDFDSYLHGGDQEQKKRAGTENLPAIVGMVVALKENLEKQEEHFQHVQNLETSFLAELEGVQYYLNRGEHHLPYVLNIGFPGQKNDLLLLRLDLSGISISTGSACTAGIVQSSHVLEAMYGANSERLKESVRISLSPENTVEDLHTLAKTLKEIIGG; translated from the coding sequence TTGATTTATTTGGACAATGCTGCAACGACTCCCATGTCAGCAGTTGCTATTTCAGCGATGACCAAGGTTATGCAAGAAACCCATGGAAATCCTTCTAGTATTCATGGGCATGGTCGTCAAGCTGGAAAACTCTTGAGAGAAGCCCGTCAGGAACTAGCCCAGTTACTGGGAACAAAACCTCAACATATCTTTTTCACTTCTGGTGGGACTGAAGGAAACAATACTGCCATCATTGGCTACTGCCTTCGTCACCAAGAACAAGGAAAACATATCATCACAACTGCTATTGAGCACCATGCTGTCCTTGAAACGATTGATTACTTGGTTCAACACTTTGGTTTTGAAGTAACCATTATTCAGCCAGAAAATCAAGAGATCACGGCCCAGCAAATCCAAGAATCCTTACGTGATGATACGATTTTAGTTTCTACCATGTTTGCCAATAACGAGACAGGAAACCTACTTCCCATTGCTGAAATTGGCCAAATACTCAAGCAACACCCTGCTGCCTATCATGTCGATGCAGTTCAGGCTATTGGTAAAATCCCTATACACCCAGAAGAATTGGGCATTGATTTTCTCACTGCTTCGGCCCACAAGTTCCATGGTCCTAAGGGAATCGGTTTTCTCTACGCATCTAGCATGGACTTTGATTCCTATCTACATGGCGGAGACCAAGAACAGAAAAAACGTGCAGGAACTGAAAATCTGCCTGCCATCGTAGGCATGGTTGTAGCCCTAAAAGAAAATTTAGAAAAGCAAGAAGAACATTTTCAACATGTACAAAATTTAGAAACTTCCTTTCTTGCAGAGCTAGAGGGAGTTCAGTATTACCTGAATAGAGGCGAACACCATCTCCCTTATGTTCTCAATATTGGATTTCCTGGTCAGAAAAACGACCTCTTACTCCTTCGGCTAGATTTGTCTGGAATTTCTATCTCTACTGGCTCAGCCTGCACTGCAGGCATTGTACAATCCAGCCATGTTCTTGAGGCCATGTACGGGGCAAATTCAGAACGCTTGAAGGAATCCGTTCGTATCAGTTTGTCGCCAGAAAATACTGTTGAAGATCTACATACCCTCGCAAAAACCTTAAAAGAAATTATCGGAGGTTAG